In a genomic window of Zingiber officinale cultivar Zhangliang chromosome 9B, Zo_v1.1, whole genome shotgun sequence:
- the LOC122022997 gene encoding proteasome subunit alpha type-5-like: MSEVIWYYTDPSGTFWQCNAKAIGSGSEGADSSLQEQYNKDLSLLEAETIALSILKQVMEEKVTPNNVDIAKVAPTYHLYTPAEVKDVISRL; encoded by the exons ATGTCAGAAGTTATCTG GTACTATACCGATCCATCTGGCACATTCTGGCAATGCAATGCAAAAGCAATAGGATCTGGATCCGAAGGAGCTGATAGTTCTCTTCAAGAGCAATACAACAAG GACCTGTCCCTTCTGGAAGCTGAAACTATAGCTCTTTCCATCCTGAAACAAGTCATGGAAGAAAAG GTAACCCCTAATAATGTTGACATTGCAAAGGTGGCTCCTACTTACCATCTATATACACCTGCCGAGGTTAAAGATGTCATTTCTCGCCTTTGA